One window from the genome of Bdellovibrio sp. NC01 encodes:
- a CDS encoding SDR family NAD(P)-dependent oxidoreductase, with the protein MKKLAIVTGASRGLGLATSEALAQRGYKVVMAMRNPEKAQKVINNLKMKDLDVVAMKLDVAQEKSINDFVEAFRREYGFVDVLVNNAGIFIDNEEGGDKSVFKTKASTIQKTLATNTIGPFLLTQKLFPLMKQEGYGRIVNVSSGMGQLGEMDGAYAAYRMSKTALNVVTRVFAAEAGGADVLVNSICPGWVKTDMGGQGANRTIDQGIKGILWAATLPKGGPNGGFFRDGEPIEW; encoded by the coding sequence ATGAAGAAACTTGCCATCGTTACTGGAGCCAGCCGCGGATTAGGACTAGCTACGAGTGAAGCGCTTGCGCAACGAGGCTATAAAGTTGTCATGGCCATGCGTAATCCAGAAAAAGCACAAAAGGTTATTAACAACTTGAAGATGAAAGATCTTGATGTTGTTGCGATGAAACTGGATGTCGCGCAGGAAAAAAGCATCAACGACTTTGTTGAGGCCTTTCGTCGTGAATATGGTTTCGTGGACGTGCTTGTAAATAACGCTGGCATCTTCATCGACAACGAAGAAGGCGGCGATAAATCTGTTTTCAAAACTAAAGCTTCGACTATTCAAAAGACTTTAGCGACTAATACCATTGGTCCATTCTTACTGACGCAGAAATTATTCCCATTGATGAAGCAAGAAGGCTACGGTCGTATCGTGAACGTTTCCTCTGGCATGGGACAGTTGGGCGAAATGGATGGTGCTTATGCCGCTTATCGTATGTCGAAAACAGCATTGAATGTTGTGACTCGTGTATTCGCTGCTGAAGCGGGTGGCGCGGATGTTTTAGTAAATTCGATTTGTCCTGGTTGGGTAAAAACCGATATGGGCGGGCAGGGTGCCAATCGCACCATCGATCAAGGGATTAAAGGCATTCTGTGGGCGGCCACTTTGCCAAAGGGCGGTCCTAATGGTGGCTTCTTCCGCGACGGCGAGCCGATTGAATGGTAG